A genomic stretch from Terriglobus sp. RCC_193 includes:
- a CDS encoding TIM-barrel domain-containing protein, translating into MATVCLLWGAVEASCQVVLTRGDATVLVEPYAPNIVRVSLSLRHDDAVAAPGYGILAKPSMEAWTPSNGTWGDRLSSSALSVTVDAAQVHTNKPVSDIAKYFNGSTPWVGLNFNLPGGASLLSLQGWQMAVPNYKDGTAWLNHDRRPSDSPFYVVGANFSANEKEHDYGMGQNQEGYLDRRGHVLQCEHNYNAPSGQSVCVPFLVTNQGYALLWDNPSRTTASFGFNGQNIFTSQVGQRVSFFIIAGDYAAQYRGYRLLTGDTPLPPKSAFGYLQSKQRYSSQADLLEAARGYRARHLPIDDMVVDWFTYTVMGQMDMDSAKWPDPTAMNDELHRLKMHSMISVWPRFVPESRFYPMLKEKGWLEHLADGTPTDGLPYDRAGSDIDTTNPEAAAWYWKTVRENYVSKGFDAFWADETEPDVPPNGSYLHVGPGTQFFNVYPYFHTAAFYNGMRKDMHQRAFILARDSYLGAQHHGAAFWSSDISSTWDVLRRQVPTGINFVASGMPYWSTDIGGWQGLPSVHKPLHPPLLDPSDARDNVGGYDDYPELYTRWFQYGTFQPNMRSHGSRPHNEVWSYGKQAQPILEKYLRLRYELMPYLYSLGWQANQTGEPFMRGLFLDFGSDPNVADLGDEYMFGPSLLVAPVTEQGATTRSVYLPAGTDWYNFWTNERLHGGQRLTVNAPIDTIPVFVRAGSVLPLGSVVESTEDRQTIARVKVYPGADGDFTLYNDDGTTYAYEQGKYQVTHLHWNDASRKLTQTGPHAWSDEAHVVEIVHP; encoded by the coding sequence ATGGCAACAGTCTGCCTCCTGTGGGGAGCCGTGGAAGCCTCATGCCAGGTGGTTCTAACCCGCGGAGACGCGACCGTACTGGTTGAGCCATATGCCCCTAATATTGTCCGCGTAAGCCTCAGCCTGCGCCACGACGATGCCGTCGCTGCACCGGGGTACGGCATCCTTGCGAAGCCTTCCATGGAGGCATGGACGCCCTCGAACGGAACCTGGGGAGACCGTCTGAGTTCCAGCGCACTAAGCGTCACTGTGGATGCAGCCCAGGTCCATACAAATAAGCCCGTAAGTGACATTGCAAAGTACTTCAACGGGTCCACGCCCTGGGTGGGCCTCAACTTCAATCTGCCCGGTGGCGCCTCCCTGCTCTCTCTGCAGGGCTGGCAGATGGCCGTCCCGAACTACAAAGACGGCACAGCCTGGCTGAACCATGACCGCCGCCCCTCCGACTCTCCGTTTTACGTGGTGGGTGCCAACTTCAGCGCCAATGAGAAGGAACACGACTACGGCATGGGGCAAAACCAGGAGGGCTACCTGGATCGCCGTGGCCATGTGCTGCAATGCGAGCACAACTACAACGCTCCTTCCGGCCAAAGCGTATGCGTTCCGTTCCTGGTCACCAATCAGGGGTACGCTCTGCTCTGGGACAATCCGTCCCGTACGACAGCCAGTTTTGGCTTCAATGGCCAGAACATCTTCACCAGCCAGGTAGGCCAAAGGGTCAGCTTCTTCATCATCGCTGGCGACTACGCCGCACAGTACCGCGGGTACCGCCTGCTGACCGGCGATACGCCGTTGCCGCCCAAGTCCGCCTTCGGCTATCTGCAGTCGAAGCAGCGCTACAGCTCCCAGGCAGACCTGTTGGAAGCAGCACGCGGCTATCGCGCACGTCATCTTCCCATTGATGACATGGTGGTGGACTGGTTCACCTACACCGTCATGGGCCAGATGGACATGGATTCTGCCAAGTGGCCCGATCCCACGGCCATGAACGACGAGCTGCACCGGCTGAAGATGCACTCCATGATCAGTGTGTGGCCGCGCTTTGTGCCGGAAAGCCGCTTCTATCCCATGCTGAAAGAAAAGGGCTGGCTGGAACACCTGGCCGACGGCACTCCCACGGATGGCCTGCCATACGACCGTGCCGGTTCCGATATCGACACCACCAATCCGGAAGCGGCAGCGTGGTATTGGAAGACGGTTCGTGAAAACTACGTCAGCAAGGGTTTCGACGCCTTCTGGGCCGACGAAACTGAGCCGGACGTTCCACCGAATGGCAGCTATCTCCACGTAGGTCCGGGAACGCAGTTCTTTAACGTCTACCCGTACTTCCACACTGCTGCCTTCTATAACGGCATGCGTAAGGACATGCACCAGAGGGCCTTCATCCTGGCGCGTGACAGCTACCTGGGCGCGCAGCACCATGGCGCGGCATTCTGGTCCTCAGACATCTCATCCACCTGGGACGTGCTTCGCCGCCAGGTGCCCACGGGCATCAACTTCGTCGCCTCCGGCATGCCCTACTGGTCCACGGACATCGGCGGATGGCAGGGTCTCCCATCGGTGCACAAGCCCCTTCACCCACCATTGCTGGATCCTTCCGACGCGCGCGACAACGTGGGCGGCTACGACGACTACCCGGAGCTATACACACGCTGGTTCCAGTACGGCACCTTCCAGCCAAATATGCGCTCACACGGCAGCCGTCCGCACAACGAGGTGTGGAGCTACGGCAAACAGGCTCAGCCCATTCTGGAGAAGTATCTCCGGCTGCGCTATGAGTTAATGCCCTACCTGTATTCCCTTGGTTGGCAGGCCAATCAGACTGGTGAGCCGTTCATGCGCGGCCTCTTCCTGGACTTCGGCTCCGACCCGAACGTGGCGGATCTGGGCGATGAGTACATGTTTGGCCCCTCGTTGCTGGTGGCCCCCGTAACAGAACAAGGTGCCACAACACGCTCTGTCTACTTGCCGGCTGGTACCGACTGGTACAACTTCTGGACGAACGAACGCCTTCACGGTGGCCAGCGCCTCACAGTAAACGCTCCCATCGATACCATCCCGGTGTTTGTCCGCGCCGGTTCCGTCCTTCCGCTTGGTTCCGTTGTTGAAAGCACTGAAGACCGGCAGACGATTGCCAGGGTCAAGGTCTATCCAGGCGCTGACGGAGACTTCACTCTCTACAACGACGACGGCACCACGTACGCCTACGAGCAAGGCAAATACCAGGTGACACACCTTCACTGGAATGATGCCAGCCGCAAGCTGACACAGACCGGGCCACATGCCTGGAGCGATGAGGCACATGTGGTGGAGATCGTTCATCCATAA